In the Burkholderia glumae LMG 2196 = ATCC 33617 genome, one interval contains:
- a CDS encoding baseplate J/gp47 family protein yields the protein MSTSVQVVIPTIAELKDNAARELQQGLTDAAIAQGDALSATDIALARSNIEVQAFVQGVGIHGAYRYLCDFIARQAIPTKAVDEFLDDWLVAYGLPRKDAIVAQGVAVGSGVVGAKLAASSVLRADNDLTFTVLEDVSVAADTTIKPKLACDTPGRAGNLAADTLLELVATVPGVDATFKIGPAGLSGGTDRETDQEAIYRLSQRLANPPRGSAPGDYERWALSVPGITRAWGIRNPSGPTSAGVVIMADNNEPYGLPTEVQRQAVYDYIRDPKRGPPDELFVLIPDPLFVDIVLQITPDTTATRDAIKLELKDLFFREAVPHGRIPHTHLREAVSTAPGEFDHSFVQPVLTEGGFLVAGTFQILVLRSVAFR from the coding sequence ATGAGCACGTCCGTCCAAGTTGTTATTCCGACCATCGCTGAACTGAAAGACAATGCCGCGCGCGAGCTGCAACAGGGCTTGACCGACGCTGCGATTGCCCAGGGCGATGCGCTGTCCGCGACCGACATCGCGCTGGCCCGGTCTAACATCGAAGTGCAGGCGTTCGTCCAGGGCGTCGGAATTCACGGCGCGTACCGCTATCTGTGCGACTTCATTGCTCGCCAGGCGATTCCGACCAAGGCCGTCGACGAGTTTCTGGACGACTGGCTGGTCGCCTACGGCCTGCCCCGAAAGGACGCGATCGTCGCGCAAGGCGTGGCAGTCGGTTCCGGCGTCGTTGGCGCGAAGCTGGCGGCCAGCAGCGTGCTGCGCGCCGACAACGATCTGACGTTCACGGTGCTGGAGGATGTCAGCGTAGCGGCCGACACCACGATAAAGCCCAAGCTCGCATGCGATACGCCGGGCCGCGCCGGCAACCTTGCCGCCGATACATTGCTGGAGTTGGTTGCAACGGTGCCCGGCGTCGACGCGACGTTCAAGATCGGTCCGGCCGGACTCAGCGGCGGCACCGACCGGGAAACCGACCAGGAGGCGATTTATCGGCTGAGCCAGCGGCTGGCCAACCCGCCGCGCGGCAGTGCGCCCGGCGACTATGAGCGATGGGCGCTGTCGGTGCCGGGTATCACCCGCGCCTGGGGCATTCGCAATCCCAGCGGCCCAACATCGGCCGGCGTCGTCATCATGGCCGACAACAACGAACCGTACGGCCTGCCGACCGAGGTGCAACGACAAGCGGTGTACGACTACATCCGCGATCCGAAGCGTGGGCCGCCCGACGAGCTGTTTGTGCTTATTCCCGATCCTTTGTTTGTCGACATCGTGCTGCAGATCACGCCCGACACCACCGCCACGCGCGATGCGATCAAGCTGGAACTGAAAGACCTGTTTTTCCGCGAGGCCGTGCCACATGGTCGCATCCCGCACACGCACTTGCGCGAGGCGGTGTCGACGGCCCCCGGTGAGTTCGACCACAGCTTTGTCCAGCCCGTGCTCACCGAGGGTGGGTTTCTGGTCGCCGGCACTTTCCAGATTCTGGTTCTCCGCTCGGTGGCGTTCCGTTGA
- a CDS encoding N-acyl amino acid synthase FeeM domain-containing protein encodes MDRAKPSFLLDESLLANPPTSPAGLPSRSERLPFTIRAEVGDRSRDAVVLLAQSRLDHEPVGTMRIQSNAHGPLPLEASVALPAQMAGCRLAEATQLTVRDGLMGRAVKVALCKALLIYCRAAAIDWVLIAARAPLDRDFEAMLFDDLHGAQATFPMTHLGGQPHRLMAKRVASAQRRWAEVQHPLYGCMFETQHPDIDVIPRRA; translated from the coding sequence ATGGATCGCGCCAAGCCGTCGTTTCTCCTAGACGAATCGCTGCTCGCGAATCCGCCCACCTCGCCCGCCGGACTGCCTTCGCGCAGCGAGCGGCTGCCGTTTACGATCCGTGCCGAGGTCGGCGATCGCAGCCGCGACGCGGTGGTCCTGCTGGCGCAGTCGCGGCTCGACCACGAGCCGGTCGGCACGATGCGCATCCAGAGCAACGCACACGGGCCGCTGCCGCTCGAGGCGTCGGTGGCGCTGCCGGCGCAGATGGCGGGCTGCCGGCTGGCCGAGGCGACCCAGCTCACGGTGCGCGACGGCCTGATGGGCCGCGCCGTGAAGGTGGCGCTCTGCAAGGCGCTCCTGATCTACTGCCGGGCGGCCGCGATCGACTGGGTCCTGATCGCCGCGCGCGCGCCGCTCGACCGCGATTTCGAGGCGATGTTGTTCGACGACCTGCATGGCGCGCAAGCGACCTTTCCCATGACGCATCTCGGCGGCCAGCCGCACCGCCTGATGGCCAAGCGCGTGGCCTCCGCCCAGCGCCGCTGGGCCGAAGTCCAGCATCCGCTCTATGGCTGCATGTTCGAGACCCAGCACCCGGACATCGACGTCATTCCCCGCCGCGCCTGA
- a CDS encoding phage baseplate assembly protein domain-containing protein, translated as MNLLNMLRRALMRGLKEGPVQEVAVQVFDSTGRENAERWQDYGFAGNPGDGQGLVIEVGGHTVVMRLDRIDSRPQLKVGEVAVWHKDGHKILLTDGGKIRVECTTYEVECDNYKVAAKAGIELATPKVTASEAIESKAASITESATIAGRDFIDHGHKEIQRGNDNSGGVV; from the coding sequence GTGAACCTGCTCAACATGTTGCGCCGCGCGCTGATGCGTGGCTTGAAGGAAGGCCCGGTGCAAGAGGTCGCGGTGCAGGTGTTCGACTCGACCGGCCGGGAGAACGCCGAGCGCTGGCAGGATTACGGTTTCGCAGGGAATCCGGGTGATGGTCAGGGGCTCGTGATCGAGGTAGGCGGCCACACCGTCGTCATGCGTCTGGATCGCATTGACAGCCGGCCGCAGCTGAAGGTCGGCGAAGTTGCTGTCTGGCATAAAGACGGTCATAAAATCCTGTTGACGGACGGCGGCAAGATTCGCGTTGAGTGCACGACGTACGAAGTCGAGTGCGACAACTACAAGGTCGCGGCGAAAGCCGGCATCGAACTGGCCACACCGAAGGTTACCGCCAGCGAAGCGATCGAGTCGAAGGCCGCGAGCATCACCGAAAGCGCGACTATCGCCGGCCGCGACTTCATCGATCACGGTCACAAGGAAATCCAGCGCGGTAACGACAATTCGGGCGGTGTCGTCTGA
- a CDS encoding GNAT family N-acetyltransferase, with product MTVRNLDALFQPKSVAVVGASRRAGSLGAIVWARVLDGGFAGPIWPVNPKYDELNGHPVFARVARLPQPPSVALVCTPPASWPGIVRQLGELGARCAILVGEARTAGERASVERALAAAKPYLLRIVGPGSLGVVTPQLNAHFGAPACCVSAGGVAWVSQSNALTNAALGWAKARGLGFSHAVALGDEADVDAGDVLDYLASDPDTRAILLELDSIRSARKFMSAARAAARNKPVLALHTGRTDAGDALYTAAFQQAGMVRVDALDDLLDEIETLGVGRVTASDAVTVVTSDAGVARLAVDALAAVGDMRLAPWPSAATAALATVLPLPPGIEAGNPLLLGDNVRPEDFGAVVRALGKLGGTGTLFVVHATSHNAPVEAVARELIEAKRASSHGVVACFFGGVDALTRDALHAQGIPVHTTPQRLARAYARLVEYRHGRELLMQTPEGLPPEPPAAVARARDEAREAAARGPTKLDGAGAAGWLAHFGLQPFTPGEPGGAESADTGSGVIVEMTVDMFDDPNFGPVFRYAVPAADGISAPLVVYGLPPFNTVLARAVVRRSPYARRAAPEPLLDVLTALSLAVCEVRELVSLSLVLRVLPRRVVFRDARLRFAAGRSRLAIMPYPRHLEQRVDWHGTTMTVRPIRPEDEAAHTALLDAMTPDDLRMRFFGAIRSFDHSQVARMTQIDYDREMALIATVDDQDGKRQTLGVVRAVADPDNETAEFAIAIRADQKGKGLGRLLMARIIDYARSRGTQWLVGEALRENGAMIGLARASGFTVASTAEPGVVGFRLKLQA from the coding sequence GTGACCGTCCGTAATCTCGATGCGTTGTTTCAGCCGAAATCCGTGGCCGTGGTGGGCGCGTCCCGGCGCGCCGGCAGCCTCGGCGCGATCGTGTGGGCTCGCGTGCTGGACGGCGGATTTGCCGGGCCGATCTGGCCCGTCAATCCCAAGTACGACGAACTGAACGGACATCCGGTGTTCGCGCGCGTGGCGCGGCTGCCGCAGCCACCGTCGGTGGCGCTCGTCTGCACCCCGCCCGCCAGCTGGCCCGGCATCGTGCGCCAGCTCGGCGAGCTGGGCGCGCGCTGCGCGATCCTGGTCGGCGAGGCGCGCACGGCCGGCGAGCGCGCCTCGGTCGAGCGCGCGCTCGCCGCAGCGAAGCCGTATCTGCTGCGCATCGTCGGGCCCGGCAGCCTCGGCGTGGTGACGCCGCAGCTGAATGCGCACTTCGGCGCGCCGGCCTGCTGCGTGAGCGCGGGCGGCGTCGCCTGGGTCTCGCAGTCGAACGCGCTGACGAATGCCGCGCTCGGCTGGGCAAAGGCACGCGGGCTCGGTTTCTCGCATGCGGTCGCGCTCGGCGACGAGGCCGACGTCGATGCGGGCGACGTGCTCGACTACCTCGCGAGCGATCCCGATACGCGCGCGATCCTGCTCGAACTCGACAGCATCAGGTCGGCGCGCAAGTTCATGTCGGCCGCGCGCGCGGCGGCGCGCAACAAGCCGGTGCTGGCGCTGCACACGGGCCGCACCGATGCCGGCGACGCGTTGTATACGGCCGCGTTCCAGCAGGCGGGCATGGTGCGCGTCGATGCGCTCGACGATCTGCTCGACGAGATCGAAACGCTCGGCGTCGGGCGCGTCACGGCGAGCGACGCGGTCACCGTCGTCACCAGCGATGCCGGCGTCGCGCGGCTCGCCGTCGATGCGCTGGCCGCCGTCGGCGACATGCGGCTCGCACCGTGGCCGTCGGCCGCCACGGCCGCGTTGGCCACCGTGCTGCCGCTGCCGCCCGGCATCGAGGCCGGCAATCCGCTGCTGCTCGGCGACAACGTGCGGCCGGAAGATTTCGGCGCCGTCGTGCGCGCGCTCGGCAAGCTGGGCGGCACCGGCACGCTGTTCGTTGTCCACGCAACTTCCCACAATGCGCCGGTCGAGGCGGTGGCGCGCGAACTGATCGAGGCGAAGCGCGCCTCGTCGCACGGCGTCGTGGCCTGCTTTTTCGGCGGCGTCGACGCGCTCACGCGCGATGCGCTGCATGCGCAGGGCATTCCCGTGCACACCACGCCGCAGCGGCTCGCACGCGCCTACGCGCGGCTCGTCGAGTACCGGCATGGCCGCGAGCTGCTGATGCAGACGCCGGAAGGCCTGCCGCCCGAGCCGCCCGCCGCGGTGGCGCGTGCGCGGGACGAGGCGCGCGAGGCCGCCGCGCGCGGCCCGACCAAGCTCGACGGCGCGGGCGCGGCGGGCTGGCTCGCGCATTTCGGATTGCAGCCGTTCACGCCCGGCGAGCCGGGCGGTGCCGAGTCGGCCGACACGGGCAGCGGCGTGATCGTCGAAATGACGGTCGACATGTTCGACGATCCGAACTTCGGCCCGGTGTTCCGCTACGCGGTGCCGGCCGCGGACGGCATCTCGGCGCCGCTCGTCGTGTACGGGCTGCCGCCGTTCAATACCGTGCTGGCCCGCGCGGTCGTGAGGCGTTCGCCCTATGCACGCCGCGCGGCGCCCGAGCCGCTGCTCGACGTGCTGACGGCGCTGTCGCTGGCGGTATGCGAGGTGCGGGAGCTCGTGTCGCTGTCGTTGGTGCTGCGCGTGCTGCCGCGCCGCGTCGTATTTCGCGATGCGCGCCTGCGCTTCGCGGCGGGCCGCAGCCGGCTCGCGATCATGCCTTATCCGCGGCACCTCGAACAGCGCGTCGATTGGCACGGCACCACGATGACGGTGCGGCCGATCCGGCCCGAGGACGAGGCCGCGCATACGGCGCTGCTCGACGCGATGACGCCCGATGATCTGCGCATGCGCTTCTTCGGCGCGATCCGCAGCTTCGATCATTCCCAGGTCGCGCGGATGACGCAGATCGACTACGACCGGGAGATGGCCCTGATCGCCACCGTCGATGATCAGGACGGCAAGCGGCAGACGCTCGGCGTCGTGCGGGCCGTGGCCGACCCCGACAACGAGACGGCCGAGTTCGCGATCGCGATCCGCGCGGACCAGAAGGGCAAGGGACTCGGGCGGCTGCTGATGGCGCGCATCATCGACTACGCGCGCTCGCGCGGCACGCAGTGGCTCGTCGGCGAGGCGCTGCGCGAGAACGGCGCCATGATCGGCCTCGCGCGCGCCTCGGGGTTCACCGTCGCGTCGACCGCGGAGCCCGGTGTCGTCGGGTTCCGCTTGAAGCTGCAAGCGTGA
- a CDS encoding tail fiber assembly protein produces the protein MSVIYAAFDTQRHICAFGDDQSMPEALPFIKISEDEQAWLLEGAANGKVMAVDDKERPILLDPAPPSPDQIRARNTAYRDWLLERASVALTPLQTAMLLGNATEAEKALARQWIVYARALKKVDLGVALPDWPAAPAIAGSN, from the coding sequence ATGAGCGTGATCTACGCAGCTTTTGACACACAACGGCATATCTGCGCTTTCGGGGACGATCAATCGATGCCGGAAGCACTGCCATTCATTAAAATCTCAGAGGATGAGCAAGCATGGCTCTTGGAGGGAGCCGCAAACGGCAAGGTGATGGCCGTGGATGACAAAGAAAGGCCGATCCTGCTTGACCCGGCTCCGCCATCGCCAGATCAAATCCGTGCACGGAACACCGCGTATCGTGATTGGCTTCTGGAGCGGGCGAGCGTTGCCCTGACACCGCTTCAGACAGCCATGCTACTTGGGAACGCAACAGAGGCAGAGAAGGCGCTGGCACGACAATGGATCGTCTATGCCCGAGCACTCAAAAAGGTTGACCTCGGTGTTGCGCTTCCTGACTGGCCTGCCGCACCGGCAATTGCTGGGTCAAATTAA
- a CDS encoding putative phage tail protein, protein MDKFWQALVHLLPPGFAFPRAPGSVVMRWLKAWAAVLREHHDWAKSAVRQWIPHRTCSRLEEWEEALGLPDPCFAGERDEEQRRTNMLARLRGDVDLAYDDSSAESPAAITAYLARYGYQVEVWYSTPFRVGRNRVGDRLGALNGVLNVKVLYLCQPFRVGRNRVGQRLRICSQDGTEIECLLARIAPARFQINVIYL, encoded by the coding sequence ATGGACAAATTCTGGCAAGCCTTGGTGCACCTGCTACCGCCCGGTTTCGCGTTTCCGCGCGCGCCGGGATCGGTCGTGATGCGGTGGCTGAAAGCGTGGGCAGCGGTATTGCGCGAGCATCACGACTGGGCCAAAAGCGCCGTACGCCAATGGATTCCGCATCGGACATGTTCCCGCCTGGAGGAATGGGAAGAAGCGCTGGGCCTGCCCGATCCGTGCTTCGCAGGCGAACGAGACGAAGAACAGCGGCGCACGAATATGTTGGCGCGCCTGCGCGGCGATGTCGATCTGGCCTATGACGATAGCTCGGCGGAAAGTCCGGCCGCGATCACCGCCTATCTCGCGCGCTACGGCTACCAGGTCGAAGTCTGGTACTCGACGCCGTTTCGCGTCGGCCGCAACCGCGTCGGCGATCGACTCGGTGCCCTTAACGGCGTGCTCAACGTCAAGGTGCTGTACCTGTGCCAGCCGTTTCGCGTCGGCCGGAATCGTGTCGGCCAGCGCCTTCGAATCTGCTCCCAAGACGGTACTGAAATTGAATGCCTGCTCGCCCGGATCGCTCCGGCGCGCTTTCAAATCAACGTGATTTATCTGTAG
- a CDS encoding H-NS histone family protein, whose protein sequence is MATYRQLTVQLEKLQQKIDKEREKAISDAIADIKAKIAEYDITPEELGFRSAAAATKPKKPLPPKYLNPKTGETWSGRGRAPAWLGKNRNRFLIKD, encoded by the coding sequence ATGGCGACCTACCGGCAACTGACCGTCCAGCTCGAAAAGCTGCAACAGAAAATCGACAAGGAGCGCGAAAAGGCCATCTCGGACGCGATCGCCGATATCAAGGCGAAAATCGCGGAATACGACATCACGCCTGAAGAACTCGGGTTCCGGAGCGCCGCTGCCGCAACGAAGCCCAAAAAGCCGTTGCCGCCGAAATACCTGAATCCGAAGACCGGCGAGACCTGGAGCGGCCGAGGCCGCGCGCCGGCTTGGCTCGGCAAGAACCGGAACCGCTTCCTGATCAAGGACTGA
- a CDS encoding phage GP46 family protein translates to MKPVQALATMIDILTNSTTSAAALTLPFDWSVVRTGRAGESAWHDYSNPCVAAGHHVQALEIRALKLDDSLCTAVILSLFCDRRADADVILPHNQTDRRGWCGDEFATPATDAPRDESDTWGSHLWLCYVSKSSVDMLERARFAAWESLQWMVRTDVASRVDVIATWTGTGDECLALRPRIYQGESDRPVYDVLWGTTLRRAVA, encoded by the coding sequence ATGAAGCCAGTTCAAGCGCTGGCCACCATGATCGACATCCTGACCAATTCCACCACTTCTGCCGCCGCCCTGACGCTACCGTTCGACTGGAGCGTCGTACGAACCGGCCGCGCCGGCGAAAGCGCATGGCACGACTATTCGAACCCCTGCGTTGCAGCCGGCCATCACGTCCAGGCGTTAGAAATCCGCGCGCTCAAACTGGACGACAGCCTTTGCACGGCGGTAATTCTGTCGCTGTTCTGCGATCGCCGCGCCGACGCGGACGTAATTCTGCCGCACAACCAGACCGACCGACGCGGCTGGTGTGGCGACGAGTTCGCCACGCCGGCGACGGACGCGCCGCGCGACGAGTCCGATACGTGGGGTTCGCACCTCTGGCTTTGCTACGTCTCGAAATCGAGCGTCGATATGCTGGAACGCGCGCGCTTCGCCGCGTGGGAATCCCTGCAGTGGATGGTCCGCACCGACGTGGCCAGCCGCGTCGACGTGATCGCGACATGGACCGGCACCGGCGATGAGTGCTTGGCGCTGCGGCCGCGCATCTACCAAGGCGAATCCGACCGGCCGGTGTATGACGTGCTGTGGGGTACTACGCTGCGGAGGGCTGTCGCATGA
- a CDS encoding gp53-like domain-containing protein, whose amino-acid sequence MDYTTSIDNVVHGGTGHRMHSDSIAMPTAWSGNDGNMVIWSLMEVLRLGGITGKAFNPDDPASYTRFRDALVATFAPFDSPAFRGSPQAPLAPQFDNTTRLATTSFVLRALGSFSGFAGTKADTTLTADFAGFAIQSYASASITVTLPLGATMPVGSAITFFNNGTSGSVMAIAVQGFDTITVPGNRVVVIALQPGETLKLMSRGSGEWNIVGGTAALKFSTLFSSSLAATGFQRLPTGYIEQWGSGVTDANGEINFVFPKRFPTACFNVVGNHAGVGAAMMIVVDGTMTQNGVKVRVSNDAGVTGQYWKVFYRAIGV is encoded by the coding sequence ATGGACTACACAACCAGTATCGACAATGTGGTGCATGGCGGGACCGGGCACCGCATGCACAGCGACAGCATCGCGATGCCGACAGCATGGTCGGGTAATGACGGCAACATGGTGATCTGGAGTCTGATGGAGGTGCTGAGGCTGGGCGGCATCACCGGTAAGGCATTCAACCCAGACGATCCTGCGTCCTACACGCGATTTCGCGATGCGCTGGTCGCAACATTTGCGCCGTTCGATTCGCCGGCATTTAGGGGATCGCCTCAAGCGCCACTTGCCCCGCAGTTCGACAACACGACTCGGCTCGCAACGACGTCTTTTGTTCTGCGTGCACTCGGCTCTTTTTCTGGTTTCGCTGGCACCAAGGCGGATACGACCTTAACTGCGGATTTCGCCGGCTTTGCAATCCAGAGCTACGCGTCCGCATCAATCACAGTGACCTTGCCGTTAGGGGCCACGATGCCAGTCGGCAGCGCTATTACGTTCTTCAACAACGGCACGAGTGGATCGGTGATGGCCATCGCCGTTCAGGGTTTCGACACGATCACCGTTCCCGGTAATCGGGTCGTCGTTATCGCGCTTCAGCCTGGAGAGACGCTCAAATTGATGTCGCGCGGTTCTGGCGAATGGAACATTGTGGGCGGAACAGCTGCGCTGAAATTTTCCACATTGTTCAGTTCATCGCTGGCAGCTACCGGCTTTCAGAGATTGCCAACCGGGTACATCGAGCAATGGGGAAGTGGCGTCACAGATGCAAACGGTGAAATCAATTTCGTGTTCCCGAAGCGGTTTCCGACCGCCTGCTTCAACGTCGTCGGAAATCACGCTGGCGTCGGTGCTGCAATGATGATCGTCGTTGATGGAACCATGACCCAGAATGGTGTGAAGGTTCGAGTCTCCAATGACGCTGGCGTTACGGGGCAATACTGGAAGGTTTTCTACCGGGCTATTGGAGTATAA
- a CDS encoding putative bifunctional diguanylate cyclase/phosphodiesterase translates to MRLSGWGSRFRQLAGGYRFDRWFDVFSIHLMLVLVIVTVLFLTISPSSDGVIDAAPLGFRAWLDRGGQASPADALAATRGAPLTQRFGTHLSEQPVWMLLDPGVHAGGSPPAPALTASHDSHDYLAFPSRHARSLSCWNAGTLAPLGSAERGATHGALHAAGTGFALRLDAPGAPGAADEPAAVLCRGRYGGPAYLTASRLSRAALVETRLQFERNASLISGGLLTLAVFIFVIALINREWTYIVFAAWLLGNQRLAANALGFDDAWLAHLLPPAWIDLIRQLTFAIYYVVTTSLFVRLFRRELAQLPLRWLLKGVRVGGGVLLLLAFTLPYRWFLPPLWTLAGAGMLVLLLLLGQMLWRVRTRTMIWYAASLSVVLFAILSEVFAAALGTPLLFGGLNPVVTSLAASMLAAFAIAEQQRADRQRRRESESDLRNTYALTPIGLFTLDPAGRFTRANPALLSMLSLAQDAYRTRYWTECFGASAWRRLCELARQGGAGAIEIAGPAAAGTARRRYSVRASFSGGAYQGSIEEVTERAEALERLHFLADHDSLTGALNRRGIERRLASLIGTRARGSVAYVDLEPFKVINDMFGHAAGDEVLCQLVARMTGCLAPRGAIGRIGGDEFVCVFPEIDVDEAAALCEQLAETIGAQPYQIGSRTVRVRASIGVVECLPAMSVHDMIAHADLACRESKRDGTGRIIVYRSDSRDFERRMRDLALIGTLSEEAVPEGLVLAMQPIVSVTHAGEALDFEVLLRLRREDGTLLSAADFIDAVERLGTIGAIDLWVLSSVLAWIERNQATLAKTRFICVNLSGASLNDERIVAEMFRRLEAHASIAHLLCLEITETVALHDLKTSQHFVARAHDMGVRIALDDFGAGHTSFKYLKALSADALKIDGEFVRSMCEHPADIAIVESIVDLARNLGMRTIAEWVEDTRTFEALRAIGVDYVQGYAVGRPVPPEQILAADSALDLVPLDAIRRALAAPAAADASRDGH, encoded by the coding sequence ATGCGGCTGTCAGGATGGGGATCAAGGTTCAGACAGCTGGCTGGCGGATATCGGTTCGACCGCTGGTTCGACGTTTTCTCGATCCATCTGATGCTCGTGCTGGTGATCGTGACCGTGCTGTTCCTGACGATCTCGCCATCGAGCGATGGCGTCATCGATGCGGCACCGCTCGGCTTTCGTGCCTGGCTCGACCGCGGCGGCCAGGCCTCGCCGGCCGATGCCCTGGCGGCCACGCGCGGTGCGCCCCTCACGCAGCGTTTCGGCACGCACCTGTCCGAGCAGCCGGTCTGGATGCTGCTCGACCCCGGTGTGCATGCCGGCGGCAGCCCGCCCGCGCCCGCCCTGACCGCCTCCCACGATTCGCACGACTACCTGGCTTTTCCGTCGCGGCACGCCCGCTCGCTGTCGTGCTGGAACGCGGGCACGCTCGCCCCGCTCGGCAGCGCCGAGCGGGGCGCGACGCATGGCGCGCTGCACGCGGCCGGCACCGGTTTCGCGCTGCGGCTCGACGCGCCCGGCGCGCCGGGCGCCGCAGATGAGCCGGCGGCGGTGCTGTGCCGCGGCCGGTACGGCGGGCCGGCCTATCTGACGGCGAGCCGGCTGTCGCGCGCCGCGCTGGTGGAAACGCGCCTGCAGTTCGAGCGCAACGCCTCGCTGATCAGCGGCGGCTTGCTCACGCTGGCCGTCTTCATCTTCGTGATCGCGCTGATCAATCGCGAATGGACCTACATCGTGTTCGCGGCCTGGCTGCTCGGCAACCAGCGGCTCGCCGCGAACGCGCTCGGCTTCGACGACGCGTGGCTCGCCCATCTGCTCCCGCCGGCCTGGATCGACCTGATTCGGCAGCTCACCTTCGCGATCTACTACGTCGTCACGACCTCGCTGTTCGTGCGGCTGTTCCGGCGCGAGCTGGCGCAACTGCCGCTGCGATGGCTGCTGAAGGGGGTGCGGGTCGGCGGCGGCGTGCTGCTGCTGCTCGCCTTCACGCTGCCGTACCGCTGGTTTCTCCCGCCGCTCTGGACGCTGGCCGGCGCGGGCATGCTGGTGCTGCTGCTGTTGCTCGGGCAGATGCTGTGGCGCGTGCGCACGCGCACCATGATCTGGTATGCCGCGTCGCTGAGCGTGGTGCTGTTCGCGATCCTGTCGGAAGTGTTCGCCGCCGCGTTGGGCACGCCGCTGCTGTTCGGCGGCCTGAATCCGGTGGTCACCTCGCTGGCCGCGAGCATGCTCGCGGCGTTCGCGATCGCCGAGCAGCAGCGCGCCGACCGCCAGCGCCGCCGCGAGTCCGAATCCGATCTGCGCAACACCTACGCGCTCACGCCGATCGGACTGTTCACGCTCGATCCGGCCGGCCGCTTCACGCGCGCCAATCCGGCGCTGCTGTCGATGCTGTCGCTGGCGCAGGACGCCTATCGCACGCGCTACTGGACCGAGTGCTTCGGCGCGAGCGCCTGGCGGCGCCTTTGCGAGCTCGCGCGGCAGGGCGGCGCGGGCGCGATCGAGATCGCCGGCCCGGCCGCGGCCGGCACCGCGCGGCGCCGCTATTCGGTGCGCGCGAGCTTTTCCGGGGGCGCCTATCAAGGCTCGATCGAGGAGGTGACCGAGCGCGCCGAGGCGCTGGAGCGGCTGCATTTTCTTGCCGACCACGATTCGTTGACGGGGGCGCTGAACCGGCGTGGCATCGAGCGCCGGCTGGCGTCGCTCATCGGCACGCGCGCGCGCGGGTCGGTCGCCTACGTCGATCTCGAACCGTTCAAGGTGATCAACGACATGTTCGGCCACGCGGCCGGCGACGAGGTGCTCTGCCAGCTCGTCGCGCGCATGACCGGCTGCCTCGCGCCGCGCGGCGCGATCGGCCGGATCGGCGGCGACGAGTTCGTCTGCGTGTTTCCGGAGATCGACGTGGACGAGGCCGCCGCGCTTTGCGAACAGCTCGCCGAGACGATCGGCGCGCAGCCCTATCAGATCGGCAGCCGCACCGTGCGCGTGCGGGCCTCGATCGGCGTGGTGGAGTGCCTGCCCGCCATGTCGGTCCACGACATGATCGCGCACGCCGATCTGGCCTGCCGCGAATCGAAGCGCGACGGCACCGGCCGCATCATCGTCTATCGCAGCGATTCGCGCGACTTCGAGCGCCGCATGCGCGACCTCGCGCTGATCGGCACGCTCAGCGAGGAAGCGGTGCCCGAGGGGCTGGTGCTGGCGATGCAGCCGATCGTGTCGGTCACGCACGCGGGCGAGGCGCTCGATTTCGAGGTGCTGCTGCGCCTGAGGCGCGAGGACGGCACGCTCCTGAGCGCGGCCGATTTCATCGACGCGGTCGAGCGGCTCGGCACCATCGGCGCGATCGATCTGTGGGTGCTGTCCTCGGTGCTCGCCTGGATCGAGCGCAACCAGGCGACGCTCGCCAAGACGCGCTTCATCTGCGTGAACCTGAGCGGCGCGTCGCTGAACGACGAGCGCATCGTCGCCGAGATGTTCCGGCGCCTGGAGGCGCACGCCTCGATCGCGCACCTGCTGTGCCTGGAAATCACCGAGACGGTCGCGCTGCACGACCTGAAGACGAGCCAGCACTTCGTGGCGCGCGCGCACGACATGGGCGTCCGCATCGCGCTCGACGATTTCGGCGCGGGCCACACTTCATTCAAGTACCTGAAGGCGCTGTCGGCCGACGCGCTGAAGATCGACGGCGAGTTCGTGCGAAGCATGTGCGAGCACCCGGCCGACATCGCGATCGTCGAATCGATCGTCGATCTGGCCAGGAACCTCGGCATGCGCACCATCGCCGAGTGGGTCGAGGACACCCGGACCTTCGAGGCGCTGCGCGCGATCGGCGTGGACTACGTGCAGGGCTACGCGGTCGGCCGGCCGGTGCCGCCCGAGCAGATCCTCGCGGCCGACTCGGCGCTCGATTTGGTGCCGCTCGACGCGATCCGCCGCGCGCTGGCCGCGCCGGCCGCGGCCGATGCCTCGCGTGACGGCCACTGA